Proteins encoded within one genomic window of Nonomuraea gerenzanensis:
- the pyrE gene encoding orotate phosphoribosyltransferase, which translates to MTDRDNLLAEIKSKAVIHGKVTLSSGKEADYYFDLRRITLDGVAAPLVGSVMLDLTADLDYEAVGGLTMGADPVAVAMLHAAAARGRTLDAFVVRKTQKAHGMQRRIEGPDVKGRRVLAVEDTSTTGGSPLTAVEALREAGAEVVAVATIVDRGARERVESEGLLYRTAYTVADLGL; encoded by the coding sequence ATGACAGATCGCGACAACCTCCTGGCCGAGATCAAGAGCAAGGCCGTCATCCACGGCAAGGTCACGCTCTCCTCGGGCAAGGAGGCCGACTACTACTTCGACCTGCGCCGCATCACGCTCGATGGCGTGGCCGCGCCCCTGGTCGGCAGCGTGATGCTCGACCTGACGGCCGACCTCGACTATGAGGCGGTCGGCGGGCTCACCATGGGCGCCGACCCGGTCGCGGTCGCGATGCTGCACGCGGCGGCGGCCCGCGGGCGGACGCTGGACGCCTTCGTGGTGCGCAAGACGCAGAAGGCGCACGGGATGCAGCGGCGCATCGAGGGCCCCGACGTGAAGGGGCGGCGCGTGCTCGCCGTGGAGGACACCTCCACCACGGGCGGCTCGCCGCTGACCGCCGTGGAGGCGCTGCGCGAGGCGGGGGCGGAGGTGGTGGCCGTGGCCACGATCGTGGACCGGGGTGCCAGGGAGCGGGTGGAGAGCGAGGGCCTGCTCTACAGGACGGCCTACACCGTGGCGGACCTGGGCCTCTGA
- a CDS encoding sigma-70 family RNA polymerase sigma factor: MAATTTESVEGYLKQIGRIRLLDAQQEVALGERIAAGLLAQERLDLDQTLLAEQGHAALSAQERADLEWTAADGRLARERMIEANLRLVVSIAKRWTGRGLPLLDLIQEGNVGLMRAVEKFDHTLGLKFSTYATWWIKQAIGRALADQSRTIRLPAHVVEDLNRVLRARTTMLRELGREATSEELAKETGLAPEKVERLLRHDREPVSLHTPLGDDSGELGDLLADDAPDPAAEVVAACLRDDLRAVLATLTEREQAVLVQRYGLADDTPRTLDEVGRAFGVTRERIRQIEAKGMHKLRRPACARVLADLRT; this comes from the coding sequence ATGGCAGCCACCACCACCGAATCCGTCGAGGGCTACCTCAAGCAGATCGGCAGGATCCGGTTGCTCGACGCCCAGCAGGAGGTGGCGCTCGGCGAGCGCATCGCGGCCGGGCTGCTCGCCCAGGAGCGCCTCGACCTCGACCAGACGCTCCTCGCTGAGCAGGGACATGCCGCGCTGTCCGCGCAGGAGCGGGCCGATCTGGAGTGGACCGCCGCCGACGGGCGCCTGGCCAGGGAGCGGATGATCGAGGCCAACCTGCGGCTGGTCGTCTCCATCGCCAAGCGCTGGACCGGTCGCGGCCTGCCGCTCCTGGACCTGATCCAGGAGGGCAACGTGGGGCTGATGCGGGCGGTGGAGAAGTTCGACCACACGCTCGGGCTGAAGTTCTCCACCTACGCCACCTGGTGGATCAAGCAGGCGATCGGCCGCGCGCTGGCCGACCAGAGCCGGACGATCCGGCTGCCCGCGCACGTGGTCGAGGACCTCAACCGGGTCCTCAGGGCCCGCACCACCATGCTGCGCGAGCTGGGCCGCGAGGCCACGTCCGAGGAGCTGGCGAAGGAGACGGGTCTGGCGCCGGAGAAGGTCGAGCGGCTGCTGCGGCACGACCGCGAGCCGGTCTCGCTGCACACGCCGCTCGGCGACGACAGCGGTGAGCTGGGCGACCTGCTCGCCGACGACGCGCCCGACCCCGCGGCCGAGGTCGTCGCCGCCTGCCTCCGCGACGACCTGCGGGCGGTGCTGGCCACGCTGACCGAGCGCGAGCAGGCCGTGCTCGTCCAGCGGTACGGCCTGGCCGACGACACGCCGCGCACCCTGGACGAGGTCGGCCGGGCGTTCGGCGTGACCAGGGAACGCATCCGCCAGATCGAGGCCAAGGGCATGCACAAGCTGCGCCGGCCCGCCTGCGCCCGCGTCCTGGCCGACCTGCGCACCTGA
- a CDS encoding DUF5701 family protein translates to MTETPFDPGTEFDRQVQTLIDLGYPALAGLDPDRFREMLAPLREPAVHHGDGPYDPENGHVPFVLVLTRRLAAIEETMPRTTLHGKRKPGFVDHSFEPGALDRFVTTSEVEQQAYLLLGVERGEEFCGAVPNDAMRTIAARDRVLLTIEEGIALITHFPQILVKNKCFSVGGSRCGDRRVPAIWISQQAPKLGWCWEGNPHTWLGMASAAGRATA, encoded by the coding sequence TTGACCGAGACCCCCTTCGACCCGGGCACCGAGTTCGACCGGCAGGTCCAGACCCTGATCGACCTCGGCTACCCCGCCCTGGCCGGGCTCGACCCCGACCGCTTCCGTGAGATGCTCGCCCCGCTGCGCGAGCCGGCCGTCCACCACGGCGACGGGCCGTACGACCCGGAGAACGGCCACGTCCCGTTCGTGCTCGTGCTCACCCGCCGGCTGGCGGCGATCGAGGAGACGATGCCGCGCACCACGCTGCACGGAAAGCGGAAGCCGGGATTCGTCGATCACTCCTTCGAGCCCGGCGCCCTCGACCGCTTCGTCACCACCTCCGAGGTCGAGCAGCAGGCCTACCTGCTGCTCGGCGTCGAGCGCGGCGAGGAGTTCTGCGGCGCCGTGCCCAACGACGCCATGCGCACCATCGCCGCCAGGGATCGCGTCCTGCTCACCATCGAGGAGGGCATCGCCCTGATCACGCACTTCCCGCAGATCCTGGTCAAGAACAAGTGCTTCTCGGTCGGCGGCTCCCGCTGCGGCGACCGGCGGGTGCCCGCCATCTGGATAAGCCAGCAGGCGCCCAAGCTCGGCTGGTGCTGGGAGGGCAACCCGCACACCTGGCTCGGCATGGCCTCCGCCGCCGGGCGCGCCACCGCATGA
- a CDS encoding NYN domain-containing protein, whose protein sequence is MDRCALFVDAGYLLADGAMAVHGTRHREAVSWDYPGLLQLMTSLSRERTGLPLLRCYWYEATVEGRRTPEHDALADIPGLKLRLSRIRPGRREGVDAQVHRDLMTLARNNAICDAVVVSGDEDLAQVVCDAQDLGIRVSVIHIAADGGWAVSRSLRQECDDLVEVGAVHLRPYVSLVSGITEASNGHHQPISNGHSTPSLPPAQPSSSLPPSSLPSSSLPSSSLPSSSLPPSSSGSHAAPSSGNGQSSGGPSRGQSSTPPALPTYSSYQAEQPPPPPAAPVTGPIQAQPQQSSPSTGQFSTSSSGTYQPSQLGPYTGPQPAPVTPPAATAGATTLADAVKAAHREGHDFGESVARDAPALWLEAVLARKPRMPSDLEARLLQGSSLPIDFLLHDEVRHALRRGFWDALERARH, encoded by the coding sequence GTGGATCGCTGCGCGCTGTTCGTGGACGCTGGCTATCTGCTGGCTGATGGAGCGATGGCCGTGCACGGCACCCGTCATCGCGAGGCGGTTTCCTGGGACTATCCGGGGCTGCTCCAGCTGATGACCAGTCTGTCGCGCGAGCGTACCGGGCTGCCGCTGTTGCGGTGCTACTGGTACGAGGCGACGGTCGAGGGCCGCCGCACACCGGAGCACGACGCGCTGGCCGACATCCCCGGCCTCAAGCTCAGGCTGTCGCGCATCCGGCCGGGCCGGCGCGAGGGCGTCGACGCCCAGGTCCATCGCGACCTGATGACGCTGGCCCGCAACAACGCCATCTGCGACGCGGTCGTGGTCAGCGGCGACGAGGACCTGGCGCAGGTCGTGTGCGACGCCCAGGACCTCGGCATCAGGGTGAGCGTGATCCACATCGCGGCCGACGGCGGCTGGGCCGTCTCGCGGTCGCTCCGGCAGGAGTGCGACGACCTGGTGGAAGTGGGGGCGGTCCATCTGCGGCCGTACGTCAGCCTGGTCAGCGGCATCACCGAGGCTTCCAACGGCCATCACCAGCCGATCAGCAACGGGCACTCCACCCCCTCGCTGCCTCCCGCGCAGCCGTCGTCCTCCCTGCCGCCGTCGTCGCTGCCCTCCTCCTCGCTGCCTTCGTCGTCGCTGCCGTCCTCCTCGCTTCCGCCGAGCTCCAGCGGCAGCCACGCGGCGCCGTCGTCCGGCAACGGCCAGTCCTCCGGCGGGCCTTCGCGTGGCCAGTCCAGCACGCCGCCCGCGCTGCCGACGTACTCCAGCTACCAGGCCGAGCAGCCGCCCCCGCCGCCCGCCGCCCCCGTCACCGGGCCCATCCAGGCGCAGCCCCAGCAGTCGAGCCCCTCCACCGGCCAGTTCTCCACGTCGTCGAGCGGCACCTACCAGCCGTCGCAGCTCGGCCCCTACACCGGGCCGCAGCCCGCGCCCGTCACCCCGCCCGCCGCCACGGCGGGGGCCACCACGCTGGCCGACGCGGTCAAGGCCGCGCACCGCGAGGGGCACGACTTCGGCGAGTCGGTGGCCCGCGACGCGCCCGCGCTGTGGCTGGAGGCGGTGCTGGCACGCAAGCCGCGCATGCCGTCCGACCTTGAGGCCCGGTTGCTGCAGGGCTCGTCCCTGCCGATCGACTTCCTGCTGCACGACGAGGTACGGCACGCGCTGCGGCGCGGCTTCTGGGACGCGCTGGAGCGCGCCCGCCACTGA
- a CDS encoding TetR/AcrR family transcriptional regulator, whose translation MSDTKILGLREQKKQETRQEISDRATRLFIEQGFEETTIAEIAEAARVAKKTVTNYFPRKEDLAFDHHEQFVATLAGIVAGRRPGESALAALRKAFMEAAERQDPMLGFTRDGFGQMIARSPTLVARLRELQEQREEALARELAAETGDPGAVARVVAAQFAAPYRVFLGQIMELTLEGLDNPRIAGIVAEAAREVFELMEPSFGAYAVR comes from the coding sequence ATGTCAGATACAAAAATCCTCGGCCTCCGGGAGCAGAAGAAGCAGGAGACCCGCCAGGAGATCTCCGACCGGGCCACCCGCCTGTTCATCGAGCAGGGCTTCGAGGAGACGACGATCGCCGAGATCGCCGAGGCCGCGCGGGTGGCCAAGAAGACGGTCACCAACTACTTCCCCCGCAAGGAGGACCTCGCCTTCGACCACCACGAGCAGTTCGTGGCCACGCTGGCCGGCATCGTGGCCGGCAGGCGGCCGGGCGAGTCCGCGCTGGCCGCGCTCAGGAAGGCGTTCATGGAGGCGGCCGAGCGGCAGGACCCGATGCTCGGCTTCACCCGCGACGGGTTCGGGCAGATGATCGCGCGGTCGCCGACGCTGGTGGCGCGCCTGCGCGAGCTGCAGGAGCAGCGGGAGGAGGCCCTGGCGCGGGAGCTGGCCGCGGAGACGGGCGATCCGGGGGCGGTGGCCCGGGTGGTGGCGGCGCAGTTCGCCGCGCCCTACCGGGTGTTCCTCGGGCAGATCATGGAGCTGACTCTGGAGGGGCTGGACAACCCGCGGATCGCGGGGATCGTCGCCGAGGCCGCCCGCGAGGTGTTCGAGCTGATGGAGCCGTCCTTCGGCGCCTATGCCGTGCGCTGA
- a CDS encoding sigma-70 family RNA polymerase sigma factor → MGVESPQSDADLLEAARQGNAAAYGELYERHVAAARALARQLVRGAEVEDVVAESFTKILDLVGRGGGPDSGFRTYLLTVVRRTVYDRSRVESRQVTTGEIELYDPGVPFVDPALVGLEKSLIARAYLSLPERWRAVLWHTEVERAKPADVAPLLGLSANGVAALAYRAREGLRQAYLQMHLGSPPQHDCRPVLGKMGAYVRGGLARRDSKAVDEHVSGCEECHGVLLELTDVNRGLRVMVGPLIAGPLFGGYAAALAKPGVVGAGGALRLLGRLRRVPKQQQVAVAGGTVVVTAAVLASLLLVADEQPIVRPPSITPVAQPPASVAPVPVPVPMPSERPVEVPPPVKQARPGKARLRATIDALGSLVRAQPGIVGIRLRNYGESPSEELAAQVDLPDGVTLVPPARRGHSAALLDPVGTVDGWACRPVRGGARCARGALQAGQGTAVFLRVLVADEAPEGAGPALRVAAGSLRLQARAEEGVRVSGAPARFATDGKVAVRAIGNTLLSCPAERAGCQETRRRQGTQRDNDLWPMTRLDQDERSDTASSSGAELTLPRGSEVVWAGLYWSATGDEAGPVKLRPPGRRKYTTVQPGEVTMRELPLGPVYQAFADVTELVGDVRRNGTWWAADVPMKEGVSRHAGWSLVLIVTDPAEPYSQAVVLDTATVVGGQARRMRVPLGGLSPAAAPARVELVTWEGDADLRGDKVSLGSGALAPGGGDRDPANVFDGSSNGVAGMTFGTDVDTVGAELGVDPGLTIVTDKDVVLFGVAALSVRARS, encoded by the coding sequence ATGGGTGTCGAATCGCCGCAAAGCGATGCAGATCTGCTTGAAGCGGCCAGACAGGGCAACGCCGCCGCGTACGGGGAGCTCTACGAGCGCCACGTCGCCGCGGCGCGCGCGCTGGCCCGGCAGCTCGTCAGGGGCGCCGAGGTCGAGGACGTCGTCGCGGAGTCGTTCACGAAGATCCTCGACCTGGTGGGCCGGGGCGGCGGGCCCGACTCGGGCTTCCGCACCTACCTGCTCACGGTCGTGCGGCGCACGGTCTACGACCGCTCCAGGGTCGAGAGCCGCCAGGTGACCACCGGCGAGATCGAGCTGTACGACCCCGGCGTGCCCTTCGTCGACCCCGCCCTGGTCGGGCTGGAGAAGTCGCTGATCGCCAGGGCGTACCTGTCGCTGCCCGAGCGCTGGCGCGCGGTGTTGTGGCACACCGAGGTCGAGCGGGCCAAGCCGGCCGACGTGGCGCCGCTGCTCGGCCTGTCGGCCAACGGGGTGGCGGCGCTGGCGTACCGGGCCAGGGAGGGGCTGCGGCAGGCGTACCTGCAGATGCACCTGGGCTCCCCGCCGCAGCACGACTGCCGGCCCGTGCTGGGCAAGATGGGCGCGTACGTGCGGGGCGGCCTGGCCAGGCGCGACTCCAAGGCGGTGGACGAGCACGTCAGCGGTTGCGAGGAGTGCCACGGCGTGCTGCTGGAGCTGACCGACGTCAACCGCGGCCTGCGCGTCATGGTCGGCCCGCTGATCGCCGGCCCGCTGTTCGGCGGGTACGCGGCGGCGCTGGCCAAGCCAGGCGTGGTGGGCGCCGGTGGCGCGCTGCGGCTGCTCGGCCGGCTGCGGCGGGTGCCCAAGCAGCAGCAGGTGGCGGTGGCCGGCGGCACCGTGGTGGTGACGGCGGCGGTGCTGGCCTCGCTGCTGCTGGTCGCCGACGAGCAGCCGATCGTGCGGCCGCCCTCGATCACCCCGGTGGCGCAGCCGCCCGCTTCGGTGGCGCCGGTCCCGGTGCCGGTGCCGATGCCCAGCGAGCGGCCGGTCGAGGTGCCGCCGCCGGTCAAGCAGGCCAGGCCGGGCAAGGCGCGGCTGCGGGCCACGATCGACGCGCTCGGCTCCCTCGTCCGCGCCCAGCCCGGCATCGTCGGCATCCGCCTGCGCAACTACGGTGAGAGCCCCAGCGAGGAGCTGGCGGCGCAGGTGGACCTGCCCGACGGTGTGACCCTCGTCCCCCCGGCCCGGCGCGGCCACAGCGCGGCACTGCTCGACCCGGTGGGCACGGTGGACGGCTGGGCATGCCGCCCGGTCAGGGGCGGTGCCCGGTGCGCCAGGGGCGCGCTGCAGGCGGGCCAGGGCACGGCCGTGTTCCTGCGGGTGCTGGTGGCCGACGAGGCACCCGAGGGCGCGGGGCCCGCCCTGCGCGTCGCCGCCGGCTCGCTGCGGCTGCAGGCGCGCGCCGAGGAGGGCGTACGGGTGTCGGGCGCGCCCGCCAGGTTCGCCACCGACGGGAAGGTGGCGGTCCGGGCGATCGGCAACACCCTGCTGAGCTGCCCGGCCGAGCGCGCGGGCTGCCAGGAGACCAGGCGCAGGCAGGGCACCCAGCGCGACAACGACCTGTGGCCGATGACCCGGCTCGACCAGGACGAGCGCTCCGACACGGCCTCCTCCAGCGGGGCGGAGCTGACCCTGCCCAGGGGCAGCGAGGTCGTCTGGGCGGGGCTCTACTGGTCGGCGACCGGCGACGAGGCGGGGCCCGTCAAGCTCAGGCCGCCGGGGCGGCGCAAGTACACCACGGTGCAGCCGGGCGAGGTGACCATGCGGGAGCTGCCGCTCGGCCCCGTCTACCAGGCTTTCGCCGACGTGACCGAGCTGGTCGGCGACGTGCGCAGGAACGGCACCTGGTGGGCGGCCGACGTGCCGATGAAGGAGGGGGTCTCGCGCCATGCCGGATGGAGCCTCGTGCTGATCGTCACCGATCCCGCGGAGCCGTACAGCCAGGCCGTGGTGCTCGACACGGCGACCGTGGTCGGCGGCCAGGCGCGGCGGATGCGGGTGCCGCTGGGCGGGCTGAGCCCGGCCGCCGCACCCGCCCGGGTCGAGCTGGTCACCTGGGAGGGCGACGCCGACCTCAGGGGCGACAAGGTCTCGCTCGGCTCCGGCGCGCTCGCCCCGGGCGGCGGCGACCGCGATCCGGCCAACGTCTTCGACGGCTCGTCCAACGGCGTGGCGGGGATGACGTTCGGCACGGACGTCGATACGGTCGGCGCTGAGCTCGGGGTGGATCCCGGGCTGACGATCGTCACGGACAAGGACGTGGTCCTGTTCGGAGTGGCCGCGCTGAGCGTGCGGGCGCGATCGTGA
- the fbaA gene encoding class II fructose-bisphosphate aldolase, with protein MPIATPEIYAEMLDRAKAGGFAYPAINVTSSQTLHAALRGFAEAESDGIVQVSTGGAEFLSGATIKDMVTGATALAEYARVVAAKYPVTVALHTDHCPKDKLDGFMRPLIDISLERVSKGLDPLFQSHMWDGSAVPLDENLEIAKELLDKCARARIIMEMEIGVVGGEEDGVVGEINEKLYTTAEDALATAEAVGVGDKGRYMLAATFGNVHGVYKPGHVKLRPSVLKEIQDAVGAKYGKDKPFDLVFHGGSGSLLEEIQEAISYGVVKMNVDTDTQYAFTRPIAEHMFKNYDGVLKIDGDVGNKKTYDPRSYGKAAEAGMAARVLEACQSLKSAGTKIS; from the coding sequence ATGCCTATTGCGACTCCAGAGATCTACGCTGAGATGCTCGACCGGGCCAAAGCCGGTGGATTCGCCTATCCGGCGATCAACGTGACGTCCTCACAGACTCTGCACGCCGCGCTGCGCGGCTTCGCCGAGGCTGAGAGCGACGGCATCGTGCAGGTCTCGACGGGTGGCGCGGAGTTCCTCTCCGGAGCGACGATCAAGGACATGGTCACGGGCGCGACGGCGCTGGCGGAGTACGCCAGGGTGGTGGCCGCCAAGTATCCCGTCACGGTGGCGCTGCACACCGACCACTGTCCGAAGGACAAGCTCGACGGCTTCATGCGGCCGCTGATCGACATCTCCCTGGAGCGGGTCTCGAAGGGCCTCGACCCGCTCTTCCAGTCGCACATGTGGGACGGCTCCGCCGTACCGCTGGACGAGAACCTGGAGATCGCCAAGGAGCTCCTGGACAAGTGCGCCCGGGCGCGGATCATCATGGAGATGGAGATCGGCGTCGTCGGCGGCGAGGAGGACGGCGTCGTCGGCGAGATCAACGAGAAGCTCTACACGACGGCGGAGGACGCGCTGGCCACCGCCGAGGCGGTGGGCGTCGGCGACAAGGGCCGCTACATGCTGGCCGCCACGTTCGGCAACGTGCACGGCGTCTACAAGCCGGGCCACGTCAAGCTGCGCCCGAGCGTGCTGAAGGAGATCCAGGACGCGGTCGGTGCCAAGTACGGCAAGGACAAGCCGTTCGACCTGGTCTTCCACGGCGGCTCCGGCTCGCTGCTGGAGGAGATCCAGGAGGCCATCTCGTACGGCGTCGTCAAGATGAACGTCGACACCGACACGCAGTACGCCTTCACCCGCCCGATCGCGGAGCACATGTTCAAGAACTACGACGGCGTGCTCAAGATCGACGGCGACGTCGGCAACAAGAAGACCTACGACCCCCGCTCGTACGGCAAGGCCGCCGAGGCGGGGATGGCGGCCCGCGTGCTGGAGGCGTGCCAGAGCCTGAAGAGCGCCGGAACGAAGATCTCCTAG
- a CDS encoding DedA family protein, which translates to MDWLLNLLDPTWWLTILGAFATVGVLAIIFAETGLLLGFFLPGDSLLVAAGIFSSASVATGMGIEPLSFPVLLIGTPLCAIAGAQLGHFLGARFGRKLFDKPDSRLFKREHVLRAEVFFEKFGPAKAVILARFVPIVRTFMNPVAGVLEMTSKRFFLWNVVGGIVWVEGLILLGHFLGGTVDPKQIDRYILPGVFLIVFISLIPIIVEAVKHRRAAKQLPIPNGKHHRAPVSPTSFDGQL; encoded by the coding sequence GTGGACTGGCTTTTGAACCTCCTCGACCCGACGTGGTGGCTGACGATCCTCGGCGCGTTCGCCACCGTCGGCGTGCTGGCGATCATCTTCGCCGAGACGGGTCTGCTGCTCGGGTTCTTCCTGCCCGGAGACTCGCTGCTGGTGGCCGCGGGCATCTTCAGCTCGGCGTCGGTGGCCACGGGGATGGGCATCGAGCCACTCTCTTTCCCCGTTCTGCTGATCGGCACCCCGCTCTGCGCGATCGCCGGCGCACAGCTCGGGCATTTCCTCGGGGCGCGATTCGGCCGCAAACTCTTTGACAAGCCGGATTCGCGGTTGTTCAAGCGCGAGCACGTCCTCCGGGCCGAGGTGTTCTTCGAGAAGTTCGGTCCCGCCAAAGCCGTCATTCTGGCCAGGTTCGTGCCCATCGTGCGCACGTTCATGAATCCCGTCGCGGGCGTGCTGGAGATGACCTCCAAGCGGTTCTTCCTGTGGAACGTCGTGGGCGGCATCGTCTGGGTCGAGGGCCTCATCCTGCTCGGCCACTTCCTCGGCGGCACGGTCGATCCCAAGCAGATCGACCGCTACATCCTGCCGGGCGTCTTCCTGATCGTGTTCATCTCGCTGATCCCGATCATCGTCGAGGCCGTCAAACACCGCCGCGCCGCCAAGCAGCTGCCGATCCCCAACGGCAAGCACCACCGCGCCCCGGTGAGCCCCACCAGCTTCGACGGCCAGCTCTGA
- a CDS encoding response regulator, with protein MPDRAKILLVDDREENLIALEAILSSLDLVPVRARSGEEALKALLNTEFALILLDVRMPGMDGFETAAHIKRRERTRNIPIIFLTVVDSAPDYAFRGYAAGAVDYLTKPFDPWVLRAKVSVFSELYNMNKRLAEQASLLRDRLSGELPPGTGDHASVLPELSRRLTAVEDELARVRELARKSQDPALAVPLADLTDRVTHLRAGFDALS; from the coding sequence ATGCCGGATCGCGCCAAGATCCTCCTCGTTGACGACCGCGAGGAGAACCTGATCGCGCTCGAAGCCATCCTCAGCTCGCTCGACCTGGTGCCGGTGCGCGCCAGGTCGGGCGAGGAGGCGCTCAAGGCGCTGCTCAACACCGAGTTCGCGCTCATCCTGCTGGACGTGCGCATGCCCGGCATGGACGGCTTCGAGACCGCCGCGCACATCAAGCGGCGGGAGCGTACCCGTAACATCCCGATCATCTTCCTGACCGTGGTCGACAGCGCCCCCGACTACGCCTTCCGCGGCTACGCGGCGGGCGCGGTGGACTACCTGACCAAGCCGTTCGACCCGTGGGTGCTGCGGGCGAAGGTCTCGGTGTTCAGCGAGCTGTACAACATGAACAAGCGGCTGGCCGAGCAGGCGTCGCTGCTGCGCGACCGGCTCAGCGGCGAGCTGCCGCCGGGGACCGGCGACCACGCGTCGGTGCTGCCCGAGCTGTCACGCCGGCTCACGGCGGTGGAGGACGAGCTGGCCAGGGTCAGGGAGCTGGCCCGCAAGTCGCAGGACCCGGCTCTGGCCGTGCCGCTGGCCGATCTGACCGATCGCGTCACCCACCTGCGCGCCGGCTTCGACGCGCTCTCCTGA